GACGGTGAAGGGCAGGATCAACGCCTTCACCAGCCTGGCCTCTTTCCGGGTGCGCACCGTCGAGATCGACGCCAGTGGCCTGACGGAGCTCGAGAGCTGCGGCACGCAACCGCTGGCCAAGGACCGGGTGGTCGAGGTTGAAGGGCGTGCGGTATCGCGTGGCCTGCTGGGCTCCGTGCTCTACGCCACCCGGTTGAGCTGCAAGAACTGAAGCCACCCGGCCGGTGCCGACGCGCCGGCGGCGGCTGCCAGCCGGCCAGGTGCACCACGGCCTGGGTCTCGGGCGAGCGCCTTCGCCTTCGCCCGGGATCGGAACCGCGGCTGGCAGCGGGAGCCTGGCCCTGGCCGATGCGCGGGCGGCCCCGCCGGTTCAGCTCAGGACGAGCCGTCTTCCTTGTCGTCGATGCTGGCGCTCCAGCGGTTCCAGTCGGCCAGCTCGCGCCGGTCGCGCTTGGTGGGGCGGCCGTGCTCGATGGCTTGCGAGGGATCGGCCAGGAAACGGCGGTTCTTGGCCGCTTCTTCCCGGGCCAGCAGGCTCTCCGGAGTTTCTTCATACAGTGCCTGCGCCACCGGCGCGGGGCCCCGCACATCGCTCAGCCCACGCACGATGACGGTGCGCTGGATGCCATGCCCCTGTCGCAGCGAGACGCTGTCGCCGACACGCACCTCGCGTGACGGCTTGGCCACCTGTTCATTCACCTGGACCCGGCCCTTGTCGATCTCGCCGGTGGCCAGCGAGCGGGTTTTATAGAAGCGGGCGGCCCACAGCCACTTGTCGAGTCGAACTCCATCCATGGCCGCTATTGTGCGGCCGGCGGCGCCGGGCTGCCGACGAAGACCACCACGGCGTCCAAACCCGCGACACGGCCTTGCTCGCTGCGGTTCAGCAGCTCGATCTCGGCGCCCAGCGCCTGGCAGATCTCGCGACAGATGGTGAGGCCCAGGCCGCTGCCGCTGTTCGGGTGGGTGGTGTGGAAGGGCTCGAAGAGGTGTTCGCGCTGCGCCGCGCTGATGCCCGGGCCGCTGTCGCGCACCAGCAGCCGGACCTGCTGCGGGGTGCGCGTGACACGCAGCTGCAGCAGGCCGCACGGCGGCGTTTCCCGGATGGCGTTGTGCAGCAGGTTGCGGGTCAGCTCGCGCAGCATCCAGTGATGCGCCCGCACCGGCGCCGGCTCGGCCACCAGCTCGAAGTCCAGTGCCTTGTCGACGATCAGCGGCGACAGGTCGAGGGCGACCTCGCCCACCACCTCGGAAAGGTCGAGCCACTCGCTCTGCCCCTCGCCGTGCACCTGCTCGACCTTGGCCAGCGCCAGCATCTGGTTGGCCAGCGCGATGGCCCGGTCGACGGTTTCGCCCATGGCCTGCAGGGTGTCGGCCGGGCTGACATGCCCGCTCTGGCCGTTCTGCACCTGCGTCTTCAGCACCGCCAGCGGCGTGCGCAGCTGGTGCGAGGCGTCGCGCACGAAGCGCAGCTGGTGGCCCACCAGGCGCTGCAGCCGCTGCATCAGCTGATTGAGCGCGGTGACCATGGGCCGCAACTCGCGTGGAGCGTCGTCGGCCTGGACTGGCGAGAGGTCCTCGGCGCTGCGCGACAGCAGCTGCCGCCGCAGTGATTCCACCGGCTGCAGCGCGCGTGTCACCACGATCCAGGCGACCAGCGCCACCACCGTGATGAGCAGGGCCTGCCGCAGCAGCGTGTCCAGCAGGATCTCGCGGGCCAGCTTCTCGCGCACCTCCAGTGTCTCGGCCACCTGGATCAGCGCCATGCCGCGCGCCCCGGTCGTGGCCACCGGCTGCAGCAGCGCCGCCATGCGCACGGTCTGGCCGCGGAAGTCGGCGTCGTAGAAGTCGACCAGCGCAGGATAGGCGGTCTGCTGCGGAATGCGGCCGCGGTAGCGTGGCAGGTCCTCGAAGCCGGACAGGAACTCGCCCTTGAAGCCGTCGATGCGGTAGTACATGCGGGCGTTGTTCGAGGCCTCGAAGATCTCCAGCGCCGCGTACGGCACCTCCACCTTGAGCGCACCGCCTTCCAGCCGCAGCAGCTCGCCGATGGAGCGGGCCGAGGCCAGCAGCGAACGGTCGTAGGCCAGGTGGATGGAGGCCAGCGCGCGCCGGTAGAGGCTGACGGTGTCGAACACCACGAACAGCGCGATGGGCGCGACGATCCAGGCCAGCAGGTAGCGGCGCAGCGACTGGGGCGGACGCAGCGGCATGGTGCAGCGGTGCTCAGGCAGCGGGGTCGGCGCCGGCCGGCTCGGCCTTCAGGAGGTAGCCCAGGCCGCGCAGCGTGATCAGCGCGACGCCGGAGCCAGCCAGCTTCTTGCGCAGCCGGTAGGCCACCACCTCGATGGCCTCGAACTGGATGGTCGACTCCATCGGGAACACCAGGCGAAACAGCCGTTCCTTGGGAAAGGCATGGCCGGGCTTGCTCATCAAGGCCTTCAGCAGGGCCTGCTCGCGAGGGGTGACCTCCAGGATGCGGTCACCCAGGTAGAAGGCGCCGGAGTCGCGCTCCATGCGCAGGGGGCCGCATTGCAGTGCAAGGTCGGCCTCGCCCTGGCTGCGCCGCAGCAGCGCGCGCACCCGGGCTTCCAGCTCGTCCAGGTCGAAGGGCTTGGCCAGGTAGTCGTCGGCGCCGGCATTCAGGCCCTGGATGCGGTCGCCGACCGCGCCGCGCGCCGTCAGCACCAGGATGGGCGCAGTGACGCCCTGGGCGCGGGCCTTTTGCAGCACCGCCAGGCCGTCCATGCCGGGGATGGTCAGGTCGAGCAGGGTCAGGTCGGGGGGCGCGAAGCGCAAACGGTGCAGGGCCTCGGCGCCGCCGGTGCAGTGATCGACCTCGAAGCCCCGGCGCTCCAGCGCAAGGCGCAGGGCGCGGGCCATCGAGTCGTCGTCTTCAACGAGCAGCAGTCTCATGCCGCCAGTGTGCAACGAAGCCCGCCGCTGCGCCTCGGCACTTCCGAGGGGCGACGTGACAGCGGAATGACAGCTTGGCGGAGGGTTTCGACAGCGCCGTGACAGACTTGGCCCTAGCATCCGGGCTTGCCCTCATCCGCCTGGCGATGCGGCAGGCGCAGGATGCGGGCATGCTTCGGGACCGGCCCGGCCGGCCCCCTTCAAAACACCGATCACAGAAGCGAGAAGGAGAACCTCATGCGTCGAAACTTCCTGCAGCGCATCGCCCTGACGGCCTCGGCCGCGGCGCTCGGCACCGCGCTGGCGCTGTCCGCCACCGTCGTGCAAGCGCAGGAGAACTTCAAGATCATGATCGGCGCCAATCCCGGCGGCGGCTACGACCAGACCGGCCGCGGCCTGGGGCGGGCGCTGCAGGAAGCCAAGGCGGCCGGCTCGGTCACCTACGAGAACAAGGGCGGAGCCGGTGGCACCATCGGCCTGGCGCAGTTCGCCAACTCCAGCAAGGGCGACCCGAATGCGCTGATCGTCACCGGTGCGGTGATGGTCGGCGCCATCGTGCAGAACAAGCCGCCCATCACCCTCGACAACGTGACCCCGGTGGCCCGCCTGCTGGCCGAATACAACGTCTTCGTGGTGCCGGCCAACTCGCCCTTCAAGACGATGAAGGACGTGGTCGAGCAGATGAAGAAGGACCCGGCCAGCGTCAAATGGGGCGGCGGCTCCAAAGGCTCGGTGGACCATGTCAGCGTCGGCATGATCGCGCGCGAGGTGGGCGTGGATGTCGCGAAGATCAACTACGTGCCGTTCAAGGGCGGCGGTGAGGCGACGGCCGCCATCCTGGGCGGCCATGTCTCGGTGGGCACCAGCGGCTATGCGGAGCTGGAGGAGTTCATCAAGGCCGGCAAGATGCGGGCGCTGGCCGTCACCGCACCGAACCGCCTGCGCGGCAGCGCGGTGCCGACCCTGCTGGAGCAGGGCATCAACGTCGCCATCGGCAACTGGCGCGGCGTCTACGGCGCGCCGGGCATCAGTGCGGCGCAGCGCCAGAAGCTGATCGAGGCGGTTGCCAAGGCCGTCAAGACCAGGGCCTGGGCCGAGGCGGCTGCGGCCAACAACTGGAGCCCGGCCCTGCTCACCGGCGACGAGTTCGCGAAGTTCGTCGACGAAGAGCACGCCCGCCTGCGTGCGCTGATGTCCAAGCTCGGCATGGTCTGAGCCCGATCGCGGCTCGTTGCGCTTGGCGCAGCGGGGCATCCGGAGGCGGCATGGGCCGCCTCTCGCACATCGAGATCATCACGATGAAACCACGTTCTCAACAGCTGGTCGGTGCCGGCACGGTGTTCCTGGCTGGGCTGCTGGCGCTGGGCGCCCTGCAGATCCCGTCCGAGGCCGGCTACAGCGGCGTTGGCGCCAATTTCTTTCCCTGGGTGGTGGCTGCGGCGCTGGCGGTGTGCGGCGCCTGGCTGTTCTGGGAGGCGCGCACCGGCGGCTTCCGCTTGCTGGAGGGCCATGACGAGGCGGCCCGTCCCGACTGGTTCAGCCTGGCCTGGGTGGGGCTGGGCCTGCTGCTGAACGCGCTGCTCATTTCCCGGGCCGGCTTTGTCGTCTCGTGCAGCCTATTGTTCATGTGTGCCGCGCGCGGACTGCGGCGGGCCACCGGCGAGGGGCGTGGCAGCCCGCGCCGCTTCGTGGCGGACGCGGTGATCGGCGCCCTGATCGCCGCGCCGACCTACTGGTTGTTCACCAAGGCGCTGGGCCTGAACCTGCCTGGCCTGACCACCACCGGCTGGATCTGACATGGAACTCTGGAACAACCTGCTCAACGGCTTTGCCACCGCGGCCTCGCCGGTCAACCTGATGTGGGCCTTCCTGGGCTGCTTCATCGGCACCGCGGTGGGCGTGCTGCCCGGCATCGGGCCGGCACTGACGGTGGCGATGCTGCTGCCGCTCACCAGCCAGCTCGACCCCAGCGCGTCGATGATCATGTTCGCCGGCATCTACTACGGCGCGATGTACGGCGGCTCGACGACGTCCATCCTGCTCAACACACCCGGCGAAACCGGCACCATGGTGACGGCGCTCGAAGGCAACCTGATGGCCAAGAGCGGCCGTGCCGGCGTGGCGCTGGCCACCTCGGCGATCGGCTCCTTCGTGGCCGGCACGGTGGCGACCGTGCTGGTGACGCTGTTCGCCCCCGGCATTGCCGACTATGCGCTGCAGTTCGGCCCGCCCGAGTACTTCGCGCTGATGATGCTGGCCTTCACCACCGTCTCCGCGGTGCTCGGCAAGAGCACCTTGCGCGGCCTGTGCAGCTTGTTCCTCGGGCTGGCCATCGGCCTCATCGGCATGGACCAGATCTCCGGCCAGGCCCGCTACACGATGGGCATGGCCGAATTGGCAGACGGCATCGACGTGGTGCTGGTGGCGGTGGGCCTGTTCGCGGTGGGCGAGACGCTGTACCTGGTGCTCTATGAGGGCCGCCAGCAGGAAAGCCGCAACACGATGTCCCGGGTATGGATGAACGCGAGCGACTGGCGTCGCTCGATCCCGGCCTGGGTGCGCGGCACCTTGCTGGGCTTCCCCTTCGGCACCATCCCGGCCGGCGGCACCGAGATTCCAACCTTCCTGTCATACGGCCTGGAGAAGAAGCTGTCCAAGCACAAGGAGGAGTTCGGCACGGTAGGCGCCATCGAAGGTGTGGCCGGGCCGGAGGCGGCCAACAACGCCGCGGTCACCGGCACGCTGGTGCCCTTGCTGACGCTGGGCATCCCGACCTCGACCACCGCGGCCATCATGCTGTCGGCCTTCCAGAACTACAGCATCCAGCCCGGGCCCATGCTGTTCCAGACCTCGGCCGGCCTGGTGTGGACGCTGATCGCCTCGCTCTACATCGGCAACGTGATGCTGCTGGTGCTGAACCTGCCGCTGGTCGGCTTGTGGACCAAGCTGCTGAAGATCCCGAAGCCGCCGCTCTATGCCGGCATCCTCATCTTCGCGACCGTGGGGGTCTACGGCATGCGGCAGTCGGCCTTCGACCTGGGGCTGCTGGCGCTGGTGGGCCTGCTCGGGGTGTTGATGCGCCGCTTCGACTTCCCGGCGGCACCGGTCATCGTCGGCATGATCCTCGGCCCGATGGCCGAGGCCCAGCTGCGCAACGCGATGTCGATCGGCGAGGGGCGCTGGAGTGTCTTTGTCGAGCGACCGCTGTCGGCCACCTTGCTGACCATCTGCGTGCTCGTGCTGGTGTTGCCGCGGGTGCTGCGCCGCATCGCGGCGCGGCGCCTGGCGCAGCAGCAGGCGGCGCAGGCCACCGCGCTGTCTTGATCCACGCCGGGGCGCTACGCTGCCGGCGCGGCCGCCCGGGGCCGGCGTTTTCGTCCGGCGCCCGCCGAGGGCGTGTCAGGTGGTGGC
This genomic stretch from Eleftheria terrae harbors:
- a CDS encoding tripartite tricarboxylate transporter permease, whose product is MELWNNLLNGFATAASPVNLMWAFLGCFIGTAVGVLPGIGPALTVAMLLPLTSQLDPSASMIMFAGIYYGAMYGGSTTSILLNTPGETGTMVTALEGNLMAKSGRAGVALATSAIGSFVAGTVATVLVTLFAPGIADYALQFGPPEYFALMMLAFTTVSAVLGKSTLRGLCSLFLGLAIGLIGMDQISGQARYTMGMAELADGIDVVLVAVGLFAVGETLYLVLYEGRQQESRNTMSRVWMNASDWRRSIPAWVRGTLLGFPFGTIPAGGTEIPTFLSYGLEKKLSKHKEEFGTVGAIEGVAGPEAANNAAVTGTLVPLLTLGIPTSTTAAIMLSAFQNYSIQPGPMLFQTSAGLVWTLIASLYIGNVMLLVLNLPLVGLWTKLLKIPKPPLYAGILIFATVGVYGMRQSAFDLGLLALVGLLGVLMRRFDFPAAPVIVGMILGPMAEAQLRNAMSIGEGRWSVFVERPLSATLLTICVLVLVLPRVLRRIAARRLAQQQAAQATALS
- a CDS encoding RNA-binding S4 domain-containing protein codes for the protein MDGVRLDKWLWAARFYKTRSLATGEIDKGRVQVNEQVAKPSREVRVGDSVSLRQGHGIQRTVIVRGLSDVRGPAPVAQALYEETPESLLAREEAAKNRRFLADPSQAIEHGRPTKRDRRELADWNRWSASIDDKEDGSS
- a CDS encoding tripartite tricarboxylate transporter TctB family protein — translated: MGRLSHIEIITMKPRSQQLVGAGTVFLAGLLALGALQIPSEAGYSGVGANFFPWVVAAALAVCGAWLFWEARTGGFRLLEGHDEAARPDWFSLAWVGLGLLLNALLISRAGFVVSCSLLFMCAARGLRRATGEGRGSPRRFVADAVIGALIAAPTYWLFTKALGLNLPGLTTTGWI
- a CDS encoding sensor histidine kinase is translated as MPLRPPQSLRRYLLAWIVAPIALFVVFDTVSLYRRALASIHLAYDRSLLASARSIGELLRLEGGALKVEVPYAALEIFEASNNARMYYRIDGFKGEFLSGFEDLPRYRGRIPQQTAYPALVDFYDADFRGQTVRMAALLQPVATTGARGMALIQVAETLEVREKLAREILLDTLLRQALLITVVALVAWIVVTRALQPVESLRRQLLSRSAEDLSPVQADDAPRELRPMVTALNQLMQRLQRLVGHQLRFVRDASHQLRTPLAVLKTQVQNGQSGHVSPADTLQAMGETVDRAIALANQMLALAKVEQVHGEGQSEWLDLSEVVGEVALDLSPLIVDKALDFELVAEPAPVRAHHWMLRELTRNLLHNAIRETPPCGLLQLRVTRTPQQVRLLVRDSGPGISAAQREHLFEPFHTTHPNSGSGLGLTICREICQALGAEIELLNRSEQGRVAGLDAVVVFVGSPAPPAAQ
- a CDS encoding tripartite tricarboxylate transporter substrate binding protein; its protein translation is MRRNFLQRIALTASAAALGTALALSATVVQAQENFKIMIGANPGGGYDQTGRGLGRALQEAKAAGSVTYENKGGAGGTIGLAQFANSSKGDPNALIVTGAVMVGAIVQNKPPITLDNVTPVARLLAEYNVFVVPANSPFKTMKDVVEQMKKDPASVKWGGGSKGSVDHVSVGMIAREVGVDVAKINYVPFKGGGEATAAILGGHVSVGTSGYAELEEFIKAGKMRALAVTAPNRLRGSAVPTLLEQGINVAIGNWRGVYGAPGISAAQRQKLIEAVAKAVKTRAWAEAAAANNWSPALLTGDEFAKFVDEEHARLRALMSKLGMV
- a CDS encoding response regulator transcription factor, producing the protein MRLLLVEDDDSMARALRLALERRGFEVDHCTGGAEALHRLRFAPPDLTLLDLTIPGMDGLAVLQKARAQGVTAPILVLTARGAVGDRIQGLNAGADDYLAKPFDLDELEARVRALLRRSQGEADLALQCGPLRMERDSGAFYLGDRILEVTPREQALLKALMSKPGHAFPKERLFRLVFPMESTIQFEAIEVVAYRLRKKLAGSGVALITLRGLGYLLKAEPAGADPAA